DNA from Pseudophryne corroboree isolate aPseCor3 chromosome 7, aPseCor3.hap2, whole genome shotgun sequence:
ttaaaattttacttttaagaaaagagaaaaaaagaaataataTGAACATGTTTATTTACTTTTGACATAACGGGAGACAGCGACACTCACTGAATACGAGTGACAATCACTTCAGTGTCTTGTTCTATATATTTTGATTATTCTCCCTTTTATTTTAGATAGgttagaaataaaagttaagttttaatactatTCATCAATTCTTTATATAATATACCATtaattatttcaaaagagtgctccaaaaaaggaattttctttggggctagtccccacaaCATTTTTGTATGTGAACTTCTATATTTCAACTTCACTTCGGCACACATCTCCATCATATCAAAAAGGCTGGTACCTATAACAAGCTATACATCCACATATTTTCTCCTATCTAGGGAGCCATTAATTGGTCTGGGACACTTATTTACATCTCTGTCCATTTAAGAATCTTTGGACATTTACAAACACGTCTAAATTGGGACTGGTTATGGATATCAGTATGCTGGCACATAGAATGGTTCAAGTGATGTGATGTGGTTTCATTATTATACTAATGTTTGATCTATTTACCAATTGGGGATTTTatgataataaattgtttttatattatattattttgcgCTCTCTTGTATAGTTAAGTCTATATGTCCATTACATTTATCTTCCCAGTTATTTCAGATTACTGTGTGAGAGCTGCAAAAATAAGTTACATATATTAGTGTGGTTATTTCCTATCAATAGCGCCTGTACTGAATTTTCCTATTTGGCTCATTTGGTATACGtttattgtatgaaatatgtgttgaatatatctttttggcttgtctgtgtgaatgcgtatgctaccatatatcgctgctcacgcacagagacccatctgtttgaagtttgtatgtgatgtgtatgtaatatttttgatttcgacatatgtgaccacgccccctcacaccacatgaccacacccattttccgTCACTCAGTACctttaagaaaatatttctacttgcaccactggtcaccTGTATAATCTGAGTTCCTGCTATACAGGTGTTACACATGCTGGGATATCTGTTTCTCCTGTTACCATCATTATTGTATATCCAGTCACAGTTTGTCTGAATTCCTAAATTACTTGCTAACCAGCCACCCGCGTAGTACTTCTGTATACTGCACTAACACTAGAGAtcagcaggttcggttttactcggttctcaaccgGCATCTTATTGCCTcacagacgtcacgtgttttggatagccaataagaaacatccagataaaaccgaactggtgtTAATtatggcgttacatccgaacccgctcatctctaactaaaacTTTGATCTGCAACATCTTGTACATTGAGTTTCGTAGTAGTAGTATATTTGGGATCAGtaaaaaaacagtgacttacagtacaacatTCATTGGTGAACCAACTCGACTTATATACATCTCGTGGTGCACCTGTCCAGTATGATAGTGTTGCCCTGCACATTCAGGACTCTTGGCATCACCaaaggggtaaatttgctaaggtcCATGTTTGCCAGAGTTTGCAATCTCACGGTGTGTTTGGCAATTTTTgcaaacacaggaatttactaaagaCAAAACACGGGAGTGTTACATGGAATAGAACATCAAAACACGTGTGATCACGCTAATATGATCAAATGCCCTATCTGCCACAGTCTGAAAACTCAAAAGTACTTTCCATAGATATCACTGAAACACGGGAAGTTGCCAAAAATATATGGCCGTGAATTGTGCAAACTAGGAACAAAATACACTTTTGAAATAGACGTCCCTGAGCAGTGTGATCAGTACAGCGCTCCTCTGTGGAAAAGTAGTTACAAAGTAAACATAAAACAACAGCATGgggtttttaaccacttgcctggcatggcggcatcagatgcgaccacaccagcaagtgtcctATCTGacgtggtcgcacaggatgcgaccagtcagataaacagtgttagcagcggcaggcagaggcgtaactctgggaggcaacggaggcatctgccgccggactcctgctttgaaggggggcacctctcctcccattctgtgacaccattcaattaagttaattaatagctgCCGCTCTCTTCAGTggtcgacttcctcactggtccctgcacgttacaagtcacaccctctttattatagattcaCATTTTACAGGTGTCACACCCAGGAATACAACCCACATCCTATTACACTGGACACCTTACTgaagaagctatttgctcctgtacaggaaatatgagaattctaactatatgaagttacttctctgacaattacacgtaacttcacatagttataattctcatacttcctatgcaggagcaaatagctccatcattaAAGTGTTTGCCATCAGTgtgacaggtcatgggttctaatcctgggtatgactgctaagaaatgtgtgatttaaaataaaagacaatgacatGTATATacatttatctaaatataagggagggcaccaatatttatcttgcctccgggtaactggggcaaacttacgccactggcggcagggaagagaaacttccctccactgctgctctcagaggCCTCTGCCACCCTGCACCatcccctcagtgttgccgtgctgccaattactgctgatcggtcagcatggtagGACCCCCCACCTCCAGCGGCGGCAGACAATAGCAAccactggtaagtgtaaatcatcacCCCAAAGCCCCCCGTGTACatggcagctgtccgggctctatAGACTTGCGATGTTACCGATGCTCAAACGGACCTGATGTTCCggtcgatgttccgatgtttgaaaaatgtattactttttttttttttttttttaaactaaagtcATTTTGGCTAGGGTTCAATTTatgttcacctaattcactcattaaataaacacaacaatttctgagcgttttttttttttggggggggggaacatCAGTTAAGTAGTTAAATGACCTTTATTGTTTTCTATATAAGTACATTTCCTGAATGATGTCCCTTTATATATTATCTGTGTCTCTTAGTGTAATGTAAGTGAGCCTGTAGCTATAATGTGAGTGACAGCTCAGCCTCGCCCTGTGTACAGAATGTGACCCCCTCTTGGTGTCTGAgtgtcagagactttcactttcatttctctctcctgctgcagcgatggcgtctgctgatctgagacaggagctggtctgttccatctgcctgagcatttatacagatcctgtaaccctgagatgtggccacaacttctgccgggtctgTATTGATCGTGTGCTGGATGCACAGGAGGGGTGTGGAGCTTATAcctgtcctgactgcagagcaGAGTGTCAGGAGCGTCCTGCACTGATACGGAACATAACGCTGTGTAACATAGTGGGGAGTTTCCTGTCTACTCGgccagatcaggaggagactgtgatcttctgcacttactgtgtggactctcctgtacctgctgctaaatcctgtctgatgtgtgaggcttctctgtgtgataaacacctgagagtacacagcaagtcaccagagcacgtcttatgtgatcccaccacagccctggggaacaggaaatgctccgtCCATAAGGAGATCTACAAGTATTACTGCCCAGAGGACGCTGCCTGTATCTGTGTGTCCTGCAGTTTGGCTGGAGAACATCGGGGACACCTGGTGGAGATGCTGGATGAGGCctctgagaagaagaaggagaagctgaGGAATGTTCTGCAGAAACTGACCACAAAGAGAGCGGAGGCTGAGAAAGGAGTCCAGAGACTGCAGGAGCGCAGGAGAGAAGATCAGGGAAAAGCAGCGGGTGTAATAGAGACAGTCACTGccctgtttagagacatcaggagacagctggaagacctggagaagagagtcctgagtgagatctccaggcaggaacagcgcgtttcactctcagtctctgatctgatccagcagctggaaataaagaaggacgagctgtccgggaagatgcgtcacattgaggagctgtgtaacatgtctgatccagtgactgtcttacaggaaccagacacaggggacttgtgtgacactgaggacacagagagacatGATACCCAGGTCCATGGTGCAGGAGATCTGGATGTGGGGCTCATCTCAGAGACATTACACACAATATCtcatataataacagggataaatacagggatctatgtgcaggaggatacagccctattactggatgtaaccacagctggtaaTAATATACAGATATCAGGTGACAGGAAAACTGCATCCTGGTCACATATAAAACAGAATCACCCAGTAACACCAGAGAGATTTCAGTATTATCAGGTAATAAGCAGCAGGAGAttctcctcagggcgacattactgggaggtggatgtcagTAAGTCAGTGTGGTGGATGGTGGGGATGTGTTACCCCAGTATAGACAGGAGAGGATTGCAGTCAGTCATTGGAGATAATAAGAAGTCCTGGTGTGTGTATAGGTGGAATAATCAGTACTCAGTGATACATGACAGGACAAAGATCCGGTTACCTGACAATATCCCCTGTGACAGAGTGAGGGTATATCTGGATTATGAGGCAGGACAGATGTCCTTTTATTCTCTGTGTGACCCAatcagacacttacacacctacactgccgccctcactgagcccctgcatgctgtattatgtgtaggggacAGGTGTATAACTGtatgtgggggagtcaggagctggGAGAAATTACCATAAAGAATCTGCCcagagactggtgacatcacagggagGGGTGTATGATTGGGGGAACATTCAGCCAATAGAATGATGTATTGGGTGGAGTTACAGCTGAACCCCTCCCCCTGTGTAACCATGTGACCAGTGTGTGGGTGTGTTCCCATGTTGGTGTGTTATgttgggtacacactgacagacatatcaccacccagctgtgatgtcatcACCGACATATCTAACGGCCAATTGGTCAGTCAGTATACTGTAGCTTACCTTATTGGCTGCTCTGTCGGTGTGATGGTGTCGGCAGACATGTCGCtggggtgtgtacccagccttagagactgtcattataaatatatacatatacatctctgTGCGATTTCTCCACCTCTGACTCACTGACAGCTGTGATTGGCTGCAATATCTGTCTGTCAGCCAGTCAGTGCTACGCTTGCTCCTATTGGCTGTATTGGGATGATGTCTCCTCCTGCTGGTAATTGTAGTCCAaagctatgggcctgattcatgtttgtatatGTAGCCCTAGGAAAGGGTTAatcctaaaataaataaatatatgtgtaaTTTCTGAGGTGAAgcctaattataatatatatatactgtgtgtgtgtgtatatatatatatatatatatatatatatatatatagtgtgtgtgtgtgtatatatatatatatatatatatatatatatatagtgtgtgtgcgtgtgtgcgtgtgtatatatatatatatatatatatatatagtgtgtgtgtgtgtgtgtgtatatatatatatatatatatatatatatatagtgtgtgtgcgtgtgtatatatatatatatatatatatatatatatatatatacatggttgTACATAGAAATATTCAGCATTTATATTCAGTGACTATTGTGCAGGGACAGCTGGGAGGTCTGGCTGCAGGTTACAGAGTTACACCAGAGACATATTTATCCATGTATAGTAAATCTGCACCTTTCTTACACTTCCCGGATAGAACATAGAAAGGTGATATGTTTCTGGAAGAGACACAGAAGATTTGCTgaggaacattatatatatatatatatatatatatatatatatatatatatatctccagtctTTTCTTATACGGAACCTCAAAATAATCGCAGGTGATAATCCCTGATATGTTCTATATTGTGTTATACACCTTattataaatacatacacatatatatagaaaTGGGGCATGTAATATGTAAAGACTAGTTCTGTGCACAGACTAGTATATGAGTAGTAATGATAATTACAGGTAATTGTATAGGATCTATAATTACTTGTCCATAGTGAGAATTGGTAGTAACTGTGTCATAGTTATTGTAAAGTGATATTTACCTATGTTACTGTGAAGACCCCGGGGGGCAATTAGAGGCTGGCTATCACTGATGCCCTAGACTAGAGGAGCAATTAGAGGCTGGCTATCACTGATGCCCTAGACTAGAGGAGCAATTAGAGGCTGGCTATCACTGATGCCCTAGACTAGAGGGGCAATTAGAGGCTGGCTATCACTGATGCTCTAGACTAGAGGAGCAATTAGAGGCTGCCTATCACTGATGCCCTAGACTAGAGGAGCAATTAGAGGCTGGCTATCACTGATGCTCTAGACTAGAGGAGCAATTAGAGGCTGGCTATCACTGATGCCCTAGACTAGAGGGGCAATTAGAGGCTGGCTATCACTGATGCCCTAGACtagaggggcaatgtgtatttggaagTAGTTCTAGTATGTTCTTTATAATGCATACTGTGACCTTTACATATTTTACTACCACACTAATGTATTATTACATGAATGTTATTGTTACAATGTAACCGCTGATGTTAGTGTGGAATATCCTTATGGAAGAAACATAAAGTCACTTGTTGCTGAGCCGCGTCCAGTGGGGTAAGTGGTGTCTACCTGGTGTAAGCGTTGTCTTTATATACATCAGTATGGTAAATAGGGTCACTGTCTATAGGGGAGGGGTTTTCCCAAGTAGCCCCATAATAATTTATATACTAGGGTGGAGGCACTTATGATAAAATAGTAGCCCACAACCCTAGGGCGGTACAGGGTGGGTGACATAAGTAaagtaaaaaagcaagcaactgggtaaaaccatgctgcactgcaggtggggcagatgtaacatgtgcagagagattgagaTTTGGTTGGCTTAtactttttttctgtgcagggtaaatactggctgcttttgcatgcagccgaCAGATGttagctgtatttttacactgcaatttcagtttgaacacaccccacccaaatctaactctctctgcacatgttacatctgccctccctgcagtgaaaCTTGGTTTTGTCCATGttttacttgcaaacatgaatctCTTTGCAGAGAGGCAGATTACAGGAGCACATAATGGAGGAACAATGCTCTTGTGTGGGGTGTGTACTCCATTAAAGCTGAGATGAGATCTTCTTGAGGTGTGTGTGAAGCTGTGgaactcagggccagattaacaatgcggcgggtggagatgcagctccaggcctccccatgaaaataggcccacagaagaTTGGCAGTGATGATAGGAAAAAACATTTTCCTAGCAAAATCTGACAGCGCCCTGCCTCCCAGAGCCCCATGGAAACCCTGCTGGCCATCACCCTCTCTCCTTGCCCGGGAGTCGGTCCCCGGCATTACAAATAGCGGCATAGTGAAGAGCTTCACAAGGCCTCCCTGTGCCGCATGACATCGCCTAGGTACCACCCCAGGGGCGCAGCTAGGGGCAGCGGCGTAACTACCAGGGCTGGTATGGGGCCACCGCTCCCCTTTCACACCgtcatgccacagtagagccgtgaGCCTGTGCCAATACAATTGTGGGGCTGCCGGCACTCTTTATGCTATTACCGGCGACTCTGTCCCACTGCGCCATCAGAGTCCTCCTCCACGCCGGCTTTCGCTGCCTGGCCGAGCTTCCTGTAGCCTCATGatatctgtgctgtggagaggaggAGTCAGGAGGAGACAGCCCTGCAGACAGCTGAGCGGGCAGAAAGGTAACGCTACAGATAGCAGAGGAGGGGAACAGAAGTAACAGTAAAATGAATGGTAAGAAAaggagaccgggggggggggggggggggaagggattgGTGGGTTTTGTGGTAGCAAATTGTATTGGGGTTACTAGGATACTGTACATTTATATAGTAAAGAAAAGACTGGTATTTTTAGCAAATGCAATCAGTGGCACTTATCATACAGTGGCTGCAGTAGCTCCAGACAAATATCAGTGGACAGAAGGGTCAGATACATTAAATACAGAACAAATTTAAATTCTCTGTACATGCGCAGTATTTTTATGGGTTTGTGCAATAGAAATGAGGAAGcgacaggtcagaggaggagaaggaggagtgacaggtcaggaggaggagaaagagaagtgaccggtcaggaggaggagaaggaggagtgacaggtcaggaggaggagaaggaggagtgacaggtcagaggaggagaaggaggagtgacaggtcagaggaggagaaggaggagtgacaggtcagaggaggagaaggaggagtgacaggtcaggaggaggagaaggaggagtgacaggtcaggaggaggagaaggaggagtgacaggtcaggaggaggagatggaggagtgacaggtcagaggaggagaagGATGAGtgacaggtcagaggaggagaaggaggagtgacaggttaggaggaggagatgggggagtgacaggtcagaggaggagaaggaggagtgacaggtcaggaggaggagatggaggagtgacaggtcagaggaggagaaggaggagtgacaggtcaggaggaggagatggaggagtgacaggtcagaggaggagaaggaggagtgacatgtcaggaggaggagatggaggagcgacaggtcagaggaggagaaggaggagtgaCAGGTCAGAGGAGCAGATGGAGGAGCGACAGGTcaaaggaggagaaggaggagtgacaggtcagaggaggagaaggaggagtgacaggtcagaggaggagaaggaggagtgacaggtcaggaggaggagatggaggagtgacaggtcagaggaggagaaggaggagtgacaggtcaggaggaggagatggaggagtgacaggtcagaggaggagaaggatgagtgacaggtcaggaggaggagatggaggagtgacaggtcaggaggaggagaaggaggagtgacaggtcaggaggaggagtaggaggagtgacaggtcagaggaggagaaggaggagtgacaggtcaggaggaggagaaggaggagtgacaggtcaggaggaggagatggaggagtgacaggtcagaggaggagaaggaggagtgacaggtcagaggaggagaaggaggagtgacaggtcaggaggaggagatggaggagtgacaggtcagaggagg
Protein-coding regions in this window:
- the LOC134945692 gene encoding E3 ubiquitin/ISG15 ligase TRIM25-like, with amino-acid sequence MASADLRQELVCSICLSIYTDPVTLRCGHNFCRVCIDRVLDAQEGCGAYTCPDCRAECQERPALIRNITLCNIVGSFLSTRPDQEETVIFCTYCVDSPVPAAKSCLMCEASLCDKHLRVHSKSPEHVLCDPTTALGNRKCSVHKEIYKYYCPEDAACICVSCSLAGEHRGHLVEMLDEASEKKKEKLRNVLQKLTTKRAEAEKGVQRLQERRREDQGKAAGVIETVTALFRDIRRQLEDLEKRVLSEISRQEQRVSLSVSDLIQQLEIKKDELSGKMRHIEELCNMSDPVTVLQEPDTGDLCDTEDTERHDTQVHGAGDLDVGLISETLHTISHIITGINTGIYVQEDTALLLDVTTAGNNIQISGDRKTASWSHIKQNHPVTPERFQYYQVISSRRFSSGRHYWEVDVSKSVWWMVGMCYPSIDRRGLQSVIGDNKKSWCVYRWNNQYSVIHDRTKIRLPDNIPCDRVRVYLDYEAGQMSFYSLCDPIRHLHTYTAALTEPLHAVLCVGDRCITVCGGVRSWEKLP